The Apium graveolens cultivar Ventura chromosome 3, ASM990537v1, whole genome shotgun sequence sequence GCGGTAAGAGCAAGTAAAATTAGAGTAAAGGGTGTCATAGAAGTGAAACTCATAGATATCATCACCAAAACTGTGATAAAGCAACGTTTAATCGAAAAGATTATTCCGGCTATTAAAGCCAAATGGTCATCCAACTTTAACAAACATATAGTCATCTAATAAGATAATGTTAGACCTCATATAAGTGACAATGAACAAGATTTTATCAAGATTGCACAAGATGGTGAATTTCACATTACGTTAGCTAATCAACCACCTAATAGTCTGGATCTCAATATCAACGATTTTGAGATTTTTTAGAATAATTCAAATATGTGACCCACTATACATAATGGAAAAGGTTTTAGACGAGACAACCGGTGGTGAAGCATAAGTTGTGCTTCAATTATGTTTACATATTTTGATAATGTATGTCAATCTTTTGTAAATCTGCTTTCATTTCATGTACTTTTATGTAATCCGGTAGTATATGGTAAGAAAACAGAATTTATGTGAATTATTGTACCTTATGTAAGTTGGTAGTACTTGGTTTATCTCAGATTTCTCTTTGTGATTCTAAAATGTACCTCCTTTTTCACTTGAGCTTTCAGCTTGTCCCAGTCCTATTTTGGCTTTGAGGAAGGGTAAACAGGTCTTTGAGTACCTTGAAAATTGACAGGAAAATTTGaatataaagaaaagaaaagtccTTGGAAAACTAGAAGATATCAAGTAACTGGAACATTAGAAAGAATGCAAATATATGTTTGGGTAATGTGTTAAAATCCAGGAGCAACAGCCATATCTGCACGACTGAATTTCCTACTGCTAAAAGAAATGATTAATAAAAAACACATTTCAACCTAATGATACTTTATCACCCGAGGAGCTGAAGTGCTCTTACTGAACTCAAGAGATGTCCAGTGTATGGTGTCGGCCTCAATCAAACAGCCAGATTCAGAAAGTGTTCTTATTAATGTTTAATCAAAAAGCAAATATAAAAAGAAAGTACAACACTTGAAATCATTTTTTCCAATTCCAACTTCATCAATTAATGGACCCTAAGACCTTAAGAAACAACTTAAAttcagaaataaaaaaaaaactacataAGACTATGTCAAACAGAGACTAATAAGCAAACAATCAATATCCAAGACAAGCGCGACCATGAACAATAAGCATGAGGACTCACGTATAAGTCTTAAATACGAATAATCGAGGTACTATCAGCTGGAAAATTTAGATGCCCATTTTGTAAATCTACAAATACTAGTGTTTTTCAAAACTGCAGAGGCATAACAAGCAACAAACCAATTATAGACACTAACAAAATATGCACAGTACCATCGGGTGGCAGACTTCCATGAAATCTAGCGTATATAAAACAGAAAAGTAAACATACATGCTTTATTATCAAAATGCCTTGTATTAAAAACTAAATTCAGGTCCTGGATGCGAACACTATGTTCTCAAAGGTGATTCACTTTTGAACTTAAACAACACATACTATGCCAAGATACGTTATGTTACACTGCTCTTGCATTGGAAACAAACACAAGGGAATTACACAAATTATAAGCAACTAAAAATAAGACATAATAAATCAAACGCGAAGTATAAACAATAGTAAAAATTACGACAGGTAATTTACATTCGAACAAacaatatatatacacacacgtTCAATTTAAACTTACTAACATAACATGTAATTTTACAAGTTCAAATCCTCAAAATTAATTATGACTTACAAGAACTTAACACTGACTACTTAAAACATGCTATTTTCATCGATTGAAAGAATCATGCTTCACTTGAAAAATCGGGGGAGAAAAATATGGAGTTCCCCACTTGGGTCATCAAATTTCGGGTCTTCAAATTTCAACTTCTTCGCTATCGAATTGTCTGCCTTCTTTTCAAATACATGTTTTTCCATGTTTCTCttgtttagagttgagattttGGAGTATCTTCAACAACATGGCATAAAAGAGACGGGGAATCGGAATGACAAGAAGTGGTCGAATATTCAGTCAACTGAGATTTTGGGGAAGTTTTGACAAATTTTACAATCGGAAAAAATGGAGATGTCGGAGATTCGGGGTCGGACTCTGAAGCAACTAAAGGAGCTGAATCATGTATCGATTCAGATTCCATGGGGTATTTGATGGTAGTACggtaaaaatgcaaaaatgaaATAGAGAGTTTCAGTGTTCTTGATGGGGTAGAGACGAGGGAGGAAATAAACGAGATAAAAAAAGAGAACTAAAAGAATAAAATGGGTAACAACATGATTAAGTTAATAAGAGTATTATAATTAAGTTTAATGATGACATAAAGAGGTATGTTTAGACAATATAAAAGTATATAATCTATTTTTATattattactccctccgtccctcccaattattatcgtttctgggagagtatccgacacgcattttaagatgaagaAAAAGTAAAgttttttttaactttttttaaaaaaattatttttctaaataaaagtttaaacattctatttttattcgaaaaaaaaaaaagttatagaactatactttctATTTATCTTAAAATACATGTCGAAAACTCCTACAGAAACGATAAAAATTGGAAGGAACGGATAAAGTATATTTAACTATTTTTGGGTATATATAAAAATGAGAGGGATATTccaaaataataaatatatagtATTGAACGAGACAACGGGAGTAAATAACTCGATATAATCTAAGATTGTAGTATCAAAACGGGAACTTCCTCGAATAACTTAATTGTAATGGATTTTATTTCATCGAGATTTATCAAGTAGTTATAGAACTTGTCCTTTGAAACACTGAGTAGCCATATCATGCTGTCTTGATGGTACCCATTTTGGATCAATCCACATTCATATTTGATTCATGCCATGCCACACGCTTTGTTGATTTTGATCCATTCTAATCGTTTACGTTATCTCCCTCCTACTCTCCATAAATATAATATTTCTACTTCTACACATACTCGGTGCATGAATTCGTAACCGCTTTTTGTTTTTATACCATCTACTGATTAATTTGCTGTAAACAAATACTTACATCATCCAGTTTTAAACGAAAAGACTTTAAAAGGTACCGCCTTTATCCCAACAATTTCTTTACAATTTTCTTTTGTTATGTAACATTCAATTTTTTATATTTCAAAACTTATCAAAAATAGTAATGGATCCCACAACTTTCCAATTTTTACTCCCTTTTCACACTACTTGTACTCCACTATCTCCCTtctatatattaaaaattaattaatggATTCCATCACTTCAcccacttttctttctctttttcactattttaaatatattttttaaccTCCGTGTCTAAATTAAACGTAAAGAATTGGTCGGGACGAGGAAGTAAAATAATAAACCGGCCTCATGAAAATTCACAATTCTCATTCTATGGTCGGCAGCACGAAACTAATACGCAAGTTCCTCCAGAAGATGAATGTGAAATCAATACAAAGCGCAAGATTTGACAAACACATAAAACATGTAAGTATAAATTTATTTACTCAATTTTCTTCATTCAAACACATGTTATGAAattaaaaatttctaaaatttttcCTAAAACTTTCCGAATTAACAAAGTTTGAAAACAATGTAAAAGAAGCACCTAAAATCACtaaatttaaaagaaaataaCTAAAACAAAAAAAACTAATTATTAGTAACTTCTAAATTAAATTAAAGCCACAAAGCTCGGGCTTGCTTCAACACAGGAATCAACTCGCCGCTAATATGCGTCGCCATAATCCGATCCAACCCACCAAACAACTGCCCACCGATGAATACCGCCGGCAACTGCAACTCATCATCTTTTCCGGCATCAAGCTTCTTAAGTTGACCGACGACGTCGTTTTCATCCTTCTCATCAATTTCGTACACAGCTGGATTAACACCTTGGCCATGAAGCAACCGCGTGACCACATGAATCATGCAACAGCCGCGCTTACCGAACACAATAACGGCGTTCTGCGACACCATCTTCTTCAGCTCATCTTCTTTTGTCGGAGCTTTCATTGCTGACGTACTACTCGTACCTTCATGAGATGAATAAGATGATGTCCATGTCTTGTAAGGAAGCGCTTCTTGCATGGCgattataaaatatattaatatagaTATTTTCGAACTGAGCTTGATCGATTATGTGAACAAATATGTAAGTAAAACAATTCAGACAGggatgtgtttatatactacgaGGGAGGTGACTTGGAATTAAGAGGCGGGCGTCAACGGGAGTTAAGAGATCAGCTTACGCGTTACATTACAAAACATAATTAAATTAGGACAGTTATGGATTACGTGTACTTATGTCATTCTGATAATTACGTATTACTTCATGTCTGTTGTCACAGACACTCTATCAAGGATTCAAGGGGTAGAGATggaatttaaaaaaattaaatgatGTGGTTAGGTTGTTATTCTTTTTCGATAAATATGACTTATAGTCTTATAAAAGAGTATCTATTCTCATAAATATTGGGGTGAGCGAGGATTGAACCAGTATCAAGACGACAACCACTTGAGTTATCCAACCGTAATTTGGTAAGATAGTTATTTAATTTAATGGGGCAGTTGTTTTGGTCTAATCTTGGAGCCTGGTTGAACAAAATTGTGTATAATACTTTTTTTATTAACAAACCCAAAATGTAGGTGTGACGATGACGAAATCGCGACCATGGATTGCAATGTGTGATGTATACAAGTCATATGTAAGGTGGGGAGAACTTATCAAGCGCATTTGTATGGCAACAATTGTGTTTTGAGGACTAAGTTAATTATATTACATTTTTGGCAAAGAGTTGGGTTAGGtttttcaaatatattttttaaaatttttatcaAATCATATGACACATATAAGATAGGTTTTTGATTTATGAGTGCGTATTTATATACGCGGGATATATTAGTAGGTAAGTTGTTATTTACAGCATTACACACTAGTATTTAGTTAAAAATTGGAAAATCTGGCACAATTTTTTTTACTATATATATGATTATTCCATGGTGCGCTGATGGATCAGGGTTTGGGggatttaaattttattaatgtGTTTAACGTCTTCAAGTTAAGTTATAATCAATCAACATTATCTTATCATCTATACATTTATCAAAATATGTTATTGTTTACCAACATTTTTAATGTAATGCaagatttagaaaaatattttttatctaCACATTCATTTTCAATGTTTAAACACATTTGTAGTTAAATTTAAAACTTTTACGGATCTGTTAGCATTCATTTGAGATTGTAATATTAGTCATAGGATTATTAACACTTGCCATGCAAATATATAATTAACAAAAATATGTTATTCTTTAcctaaaaatttaaattttatcaaatatTAATAATGTATAGAAAAATAAACTGTCTATACCTTAAGTTTCTCCGCGCTAACTCCTACCTACAAAACTTATTATGTATTCAGGTAAACGTTGAAATTTTCCTAACCCACACCACAAGTGTTAGTCATTCCCATATGTCCTTACCTAAGCATTATGTCACTACAATAAAACCATGATGACATTggtatttatttaaataaaaccATGATGACATTGGTATTTATTTAATTAGTTCTGTATTGTTAGTTAATTTGTTACTCCCTCCCTACCACAATACGTTTTCCATTTTGACTTTTGTTACCGTTCACGTTTAGCCATTGACTATTAATTTACGGTTAATCTATAAGATAAAAaatagtcatgagtgatcttgTTGTATTCGTGTTTACGAGTATTTTAATACggtgaaatttttatatttaatactaatacgaaattaaagatattaataaTCAAAAACGTGTATTGACAAATATGTCCGACACAAACCAGAAAAGTATTCAGGAACATAGGAAATACTACCTAATCATGGCATTATGATGTGCTACTGCCTATGTAACCATATACCAATCACTACCTCGCTTTATTTGTCAAATTTTAGCCTCAGGAATTTTTTGAGAATTCAATTATAAAGGCTAGTAGtgatattaattaaaaaaaatcaaaacttaATCAAAAATAACTTTTAAAGTTTAATTTTAAATCAGTTAAGAAAAATTAGAGATAGTTATTTATTGTATACCAGCAGAACCAAATTGTACTTGAAAAGTATATATTATAATTCACTCTTAAAAGTACATATTAAATTTCACTCTTTTCAATTGCTAAATTTTAGTTAAAAGTTATACTATGCTTATGCTTGTATAAGTATTAATTAAActaatttaataaatttatatatgtgATCTCGAGGTTTTAGCATTTCAACGTTCTTCGGATACAGTGTAGCTTTTACGAAAATATTTTCATGGTTCCTTCGCGGATTAAACAAAAGTTAAATTAATTACCTACAAAATTAGGGAAAACAACATACTCAACTTAACATAGAAGCCAGATAAGAAaagtaatatttaaatttatttaaatctAAAGAAATAGAATGAAAGAAAAGGGTAAAACTGTAAATGTATCTAGGGAGAACAAGACAAGGTAGCCGGTGGCGGACGGTGCGAGATGAGAAGGGACGACGTCTTCGTCTACATCATTTTAATTATACAGCATTTGCAAATTGCAAAATTGATACTCACTACGTTACTCTCaatttttatcatttttaagaaagtgtttgacacatatttttatatgaattaaaagtataattctataattttaaaaaaaaaactgaataaaaatttaaatattttatttttattcggaaaaactttttttaaaaaaattataaaattatattttaaatttatcttaAAATAAAAGTCAGTCAATCTCTTTGAAAAGATAACAATCGGTCGAGAGTAGGGGTCAGACAAAATATATAGCAGTACCAGCATGTAGCCATGACCATGAGCCATCCCATCACCCAACGTGTGCTGTGACATAATAGTTCCACATCCTCACGGGTCCCGCCACGTGGCTTTCCATATCTCTCACTTATCCTGTACATGTATATTATTGGGTGAAGgacaaatttagcctatttttacataaaattaacaaaaataaccaatttctgaaaagttggccAACTTTAGCTGATGAGATACCCAACTGTCAGTGTAGTATCCACTTTATACAAGATACCCTACTGGCAgtggagtatcccatatatgaaatacccaactaccagtggagtatcttatacaaattgggatacccaactgacagtggagtactcaatcggccaaaattggtcacttttttcagaatgactatttttgttaatttttttcaaaaatcggccatttttatcattttttctATATTATATCATTTATTTCTCCGGCTTTTATTCAAGAGGGTTCAAGTTATTAATTTCAAAAAGCGGATTTTATTTATAttgtaattaataaatttaataatCGGATAATTTATCAGTAATTGATTGAATAGGTCAAATATTTTTGAtcaatttacaaaaaaaattaaataatcgACCAATGTATATAACAGAGATTTCAATATTTAAGTCatcaaatttttttcttttatattaGATTTTACTGTTAAAATATTACTCCCTACGTCCCATCGAAAAGAATAACTTTGATTTGGGCACGCAGATTAAGAAAAAGTGAAACGTTAGgagaaaaataagaaaaatgagTAAGTTATTAGGtcaatcaatatttaatgtaTCAAGTTAATGCAATGAAAAAAAGTAGTGGATGTAAGTGGTTTTagttaattttaatattataaattttttattatttttggtatAAAGAAATAAATGGAACGGAatgaatatatatttattatcttACTTACGGTAACTGACAACTTCAGCTACAATTAATAAATGAGGATGAACTAATCTAGAGTTTGAAAGGTGTCACTGCGGCATAACTTGCTGCTTGTTTAACTCATACGTTTATTATAATGTATTGATATATTTAATAAATGGGAAAAAAAGGTTTATTTTCTTACGTGAGATTTAAAATTCAGAGCTCTGAGCTCATTAGCATGGCGACATATAGTAATAACTGAACAATAATTTAAACTTTTGACATACATATAGATATCAAGTTGTGTCGTCCCCACGTCACATGTAACATACACACGTAGGTTGATTAGGATTTCTGTATCTGTTTATCAGCTTCTGGGCACCTTCTTTTCATATTTTGTATTTTCCAAATAGATATGAATAAAtttaacatataaataataaCATTAATAATTACGTATAAAAGAAAGATATATTTTGAGGATGAACTCACAGTAAAGGAAGAACTCCATGTGCGGATGTGTGCCCCGGGTTTGAAAAGATCTATACTCGATTTCCTGGATTGATATTTAAAATTTTACCTGAATGTCATCAAATTATTTTACTTTTTTTATAATATTGCTATAATCAAATTCATTTTTAGTTATCACATTTCTATTTTTATTGGTTAATTGACTAATTTTTTTATCAAAGATTAAAATTTACTCTTATATTAATTTAAAAACTGAAAATTATTTGTTAAAGTAGATTTATAGTACTTTTCAATGAtacaatttttttattattataaaatattaataaatttcagCCAAACTTTGGTCAGCATTCACACTAATAAACGTTCAATAGTGTAACAACTAAAATGGAACGGAAAGAGTACAGGTTCACCCACGACTCTCCTCCCTTTGTACATTATTTCATGGAAAAGAATTAATTCCCAACAGATGCTACGCAACAGGAACACGATATACAAACTTCCAGAAAGGGTAAGGAATCAGATGCTAACAGGAGCAATTAAAGGAACAAGACTATATTCACTTTGGACTAGATCACAGATTAATAATATATAAATGCGTACCACGCCTTGCACGTTGCAAAATAGATAGCAAGAGGGTACACTAGATCGAAATTATATATTCCCTGTAACACGCAAGGAGGAGAAACACGATATTTAAACAAAAAAATTGTTTATTACAATAATTTTAAGCAAAAAAAGCACAACCTTTGCCTTAAAAATCCTCAGTGATCAGCTCAATATTCAAGTGACCATCAACTATCCAAAACTTAGGACAGAGAGAGTAGCCTACGAAATGGTCGAATGACCATTGACAATCAACTATCATAGAAAGTTTTCATAAGAAATATTTCTGAGATAAAAACATGCCACAATGTTAAGAGGTTCAATAATAATATCAATTATGATCACCAACCAACATATTAGTCTTGGACGAGATTTACCCAGAGTTGAAATACGGGGCATAGTTTTAAAGGTTATCATACTCGGCAATGTTTCATAGGTCATCATACTAGCAAAGAACAAGGTAGATTGGGTGGCCAACAAAAGAAACCAGCTAAAAGTTCAATCTTATGCTTATACTTGCTTTGACCTTATGCTACTACATGCTTTATTTAACTGGGGTAACATCCATTCCCTGCAGGTTCAGTAACAGATCACCAGAATTCAAGTAGGTCTTGTTATTTCCACTAGCCATCACATTTGCAATTTCTCTAGCTGCTTCAATCTTCCTCAAAGTGATGAAAGCCGGATTGCTAGCAATAGCTTGTCCAATCAATGAAGCACTCTTAGCTTCTCCCTGGTAATCATTGAGTAATACAATTCAGCACTTGTATATAACAGAAAAACAAAAATTTACCACTAGACTTGCAACTTAATTTTTAAGTGAGACTTtacttttaatttttaaatgattaaaGCAAAATCATTTAGGTCTGTAACTCCGGCCAATGAAAAAAAACGAAAGAACGAAATAATTGGGCACATTAATTTTAGTTATGTATTAGCCTAAAATAATATAATGGACAACATATgctaaaatgattttaaaaaggaaaaaACGTTTTAATAACATATCTCGATATTATGATTTATATAGTCATTAGTTCTTCTGACCTGGGCTCTGATAATAGCACTTCTCTTGTCTTGCTCAGCTTTTTCCACAACAAACTTGGCCCTCTCAGCTTCCTGTGCAGCCACTTGTTTAGCTTCAATTGCAGCAGTAAATTCTCTTCCAAAAGTCAGAGTTGTAATGGACACATCATCCAAGGCAAGGTTGAAATTAGCAGCCCTCTCTGTTAGAATCTTACGTATTTCCCTACTGACAGCCTGCACAAAAAAATAAACTGTAGGAAAGGCCAAAAGATATGCTAACAAGTAACAACATAATTTTTGATCCATTATAATGATCAGGGAAAATTAGAAGTTAGGCAGAAAAGAAAATTTTTGTTAGTTCGACCCTAATTTCGTCCTCCTACCAATGTCAACAAGACATAGGATCTGAGTCAGATCCTCAGTATTAAAGACAAACACTTCTGACTTCACCTAGCAACAAACTATAGTTCAAACAAAATAACTCATTTTGACAACTTGTTTATAAAGGGGGGGAGAATTTGATGTCAAAAT is a genomic window containing:
- the LOC141711574 gene encoding glutaredoxin-C9-like, translating into MQEALPYKTWTSSYSSHEGTSSTSAMKAPTKEDELKKMVSQNAVIVFGKRGCCMIHVVTRLLHGQGVNPAVYEIDEKDENDVVGQLKKLDAGKDDELQLPAVFIGGQLFGGLDRIMATHISGELIPVLKQARALWL